In Corynebacterium endometrii, one DNA window encodes the following:
- a CDS encoding zinc-binding dehydrogenase: MLIAALVLAFVAFVAFVWFIDTGQDWTLVTLYVAAGVGIALFIADWWVKHREDRRKGFQGSTK; this comes from the coding sequence ATGTTAATTGCCGCGCTGGTGCTGGCGTTCGTAGCGTTCGTGGCCTTCGTGTGGTTCATCGACACCGGTCAGGATTGGACACTGGTGACACTTTATGTGGCCGCGGGCGTGGGGATTGCGCTGTTCATCGCGGACTGGTGGGTCAAGCACCGTGAGGATAGGCGCAAAGGTTTCCAGGGCAGCACGAAGTAG
- a CDS encoding DivIVA domain-containing protein, with product MPLSPADVHNVAFSKPPIGKRGYNEDEVDQFLDLVEDTLAQLQDENDDLHSQIEELNSQAKTGAAPVAAKGVDEAALRKEIESSLRSEYDKKLAEQKAEADKQIVAAKNEAKKAAPEAKPAKADSELEAKLQAAEKELEAARKELEAAKREAETARKDAEAAKNAAPTQKAAAVSASSGKEGLATPETHMQAARVLGLAQEMADRLTNEARAESESMLAEARTAAEKQLTDADTRSKAQLAEAQKKYDVQLADADTRSKQLVADAEAKAKQTESDANSRAEAQVRQAEEKAAALQADAEKKHTEIMNTVKQQQTALETRISELRTFEREYRTRLKTLLESQLDELESRGSAAPNGDVAKG from the coding sequence ATGCCTTTGTCACCAGCTGACGTACACAACGTTGCTTTTAGCAAGCCACCAATCGGCAAGCGTGGCTACAACGAGGATGAGGTTGATCAGTTCCTCGACCTGGTTGAGGACACCCTTGCACAGCTGCAGGATGAAAACGATGACCTGCACTCCCAGATTGAGGAGTTGAACTCCCAGGCTAAGACCGGCGCTGCGCCAGTTGCTGCGAAGGGCGTTGATGAGGCTGCTCTGCGCAAGGAGATTGAGTCTTCCCTGCGCTCTGAGTATGACAAGAAGCTGGCCGAGCAGAAGGCCGAGGCTGACAAGCAGATTGTCGCCGCTAAGAACGAGGCAAAGAAGGCTGCGCCTGAGGCTAAGCCGGCCAAGGCTGATTCCGAGCTGGAGGCCAAGCTCCAGGCCGCCGAGAAGGAGCTCGAGGCCGCTCGCAAGGAGCTTGAGGCCGCGAAGCGGGAGGCAGAGACCGCGCGCAAGGACGCCGAGGCCGCTAAGAATGCCGCTCCTACCCAGAAGGCAGCAGCGGTTTCCGCATCCTCCGGCAAGGAGGGCCTGGCTACCCCTGAGACCCACATGCAGGCAGCCCGCGTTCTGGGCCTGGCCCAGGAGATGGCTGACCGCCTGACCAACGAGGCCCGCGCCGAGTCCGAGTCCATGCTGGCCGAGGCCCGCACCGCCGCCGAGAAGCAGCTGACCGACGCGGACACCCGCTCCAAGGCGCAGCTGGCCGAAGCGCAGAAGAAGTATGACGTACAGCTCGCGGACGCGGACACCCGCTCCAAGCAGCTTGTTGCCGACGCTGAAGCAAAGGCAAAGCAGACCGAGAGCGACGCTAACTCCCGCGCCGAGGCCCAGGTTCGCCAGGCAGAGGAGAAGGCTGCGGCGCTGCAGGCCGACGCTGAGAAGAAGCACACGGAGATCATGAACACCGTGAAGCAGCAGCAGACCGCACTGGAGACCCGCATCTCCGAGCTGCGCACCTTCGAGCGTGAATACCGCACCCGCCTGAAGACCCTGCTCGAGTCCCAGCTCGATGAGCTTGAGTCCCGCGGTTCCGCCGCGCCAAACGGTGACGTGGCTAAGGGCTAG
- a CDS encoding YggT family protein produces MTEIGLVLLSIIRLYTLVLIVRIIIEMVQSFSREFRPPRWFMIVAETLFVITDPPVKLLRRVIPPLRLGGVALDVSVIVLFLILSLLGNVIALTMLG; encoded by the coding sequence GTGACTGAAATCGGCCTTGTACTGTTATCCATCATCCGCCTGTACACGCTGGTGTTGATAGTGCGCATCATCATCGAGATGGTGCAGTCCTTCTCCCGCGAGTTCAGGCCGCCGCGATGGTTCATGATCGTGGCGGAGACCTTGTTCGTGATTACGGATCCGCCGGTAAAGCTACTGCGGCGCGTCATCCCGCCGCTGCGTCTTGGCGGCGTGGCGCTGGACGTATCCGTTATTGTGCTCTTCCTGATTTTGTCCCTGCTGGGCAACGTCATTGCCTTAACAATGCTCGGCTAG
- a CDS encoding cell division protein SepF, translated as MSFLDRTKEFFGLGPMDIDNDDAYYAEERRYEANGSAAYAPRAVEYERPQETFVPTIVALSLTGYKNAAEIGEPFREGHAVVFELTDADKANAKRLIDFAAGLCYALRGQMVKLTEGMDTERLVFALTPQGSHFSVIALEREAGLR; from the coding sequence ATGTCTTTTTTGGATAGGACTAAGGAGTTCTTCGGCTTGGGGCCGATGGACATCGACAATGACGACGCCTACTACGCAGAGGAGCGCCGCTACGAGGCCAATGGTTCCGCAGCGTACGCGCCCCGCGCGGTAGAGTACGAGCGCCCACAGGAGACCTTCGTCCCGACCATCGTCGCGCTGTCTTTGACCGGCTACAAGAACGCCGCCGAGATTGGCGAGCCATTCCGCGAGGGCCACGCCGTGGTCTTCGAGCTGACCGACGCCGATAAGGCAAACGCCAAGCGCCTCATCGATTTCGCCGCGGGCCTGTGCTACGCGCTGCGCGGCCAGATGGTCAAGCTGACCGAGGGCATGGATACCGAGCGCCTGGTCTTCGCCTTGACCCCGCAGGGTTCCCACTTCTCCGTGATCGCCCTCGAGCGCGAGGCGGGACTGCGCTAA
- a CDS encoding YggS family pyridoxal phosphate-dependent enzyme has protein sequence MTRKDELRAGLDKTRAEIQRLAAEAGVEVPELLPVTKFHPAEDVALLAELGVTDVAENREQEARAKAEALAGQLRFHMIGQVQTKKANHVARWAASVHSVDSVKLATALNRGVQMAQERGEREADLPVFIQVSADGDAARGGCPMDKLDELVGVIEGLEHLELRGLMVVPPLDADAGEVFRAVRGRADEVGEGVGRRMALSAGMSADLPEAIAAGTDIVRVGTGIMGPRPVV, from the coding sequence ATGACTCGCAAAGATGAGCTGCGCGCGGGCCTTGACAAAACGCGCGCCGAGATCCAACGTTTGGCGGCCGAAGCCGGGGTAGAGGTGCCGGAGCTGTTGCCGGTGACCAAGTTTCATCCGGCGGAGGATGTGGCGCTGCTGGCCGAGCTCGGCGTGACCGACGTAGCCGAAAACCGCGAACAGGAAGCCCGCGCCAAGGCGGAAGCGCTGGCGGGGCAGCTGCGTTTCCACATGATCGGGCAGGTGCAGACTAAGAAAGCCAATCACGTCGCGCGCTGGGCGGCCTCGGTGCATTCGGTGGACTCGGTTAAACTGGCCACCGCGTTGAATCGAGGGGTCCAAATGGCGCAGGAGCGCGGCGAGCGCGAGGCGGACCTGCCGGTATTTATTCAGGTCTCCGCCGACGGGGACGCCGCCCGCGGCGGTTGCCCCATGGACAAACTGGATGAATTAGTTGGCGTTATCGAGGGGCTCGAACACCTTGAACTGCGCGGGCTGATGGTGGTCCCTCCCCTTGACGCGGATGCCGGCGAGGTTTTTCGCGCGGTAAGGGGGCGTGCGGACGAGGTGGGAGAGGGCGTCGGGCGCAGGATGGCCCTGTCCGCAGGGATGAGCGCGGACCTGCCGGAGGCAATCGCGGCGGGGACGGATATCGTGCGTGTCGGAACCGGGATTATGGGGCCGCGCCCAGTAGTTTAG
- the pgeF gene encoding peptidoglycan editing factor PgeF, whose product MPINEETLQRPFRMVFTSRAGGASASPYDSFNLGYHVGDEPGAVAANRKRLADAVGLEHIVWMEQLHTNTVTVVDGPSDSPIEATDAIVTTQPGLGLAVLVADCTPVLMADPRARVVAAVHAGRMGARNGIVPNTVKAMEELGARADRLQVLMGPAANGKNYEVPRAMADDFESRLPGSITRTAKGTWGIDVRAGLVRQLMSLGVTAIEADPRCTIEDEGFFSYRREGTTGRQAGLIWLKDE is encoded by the coding sequence ATGCCTATTAACGAGGAAACTTTGCAACGCCCCTTCCGCATGGTCTTTACGTCCCGTGCGGGAGGGGCTTCTGCGTCCCCATACGATTCTTTCAACTTGGGCTACCACGTAGGGGACGAGCCGGGGGCGGTGGCCGCCAATCGCAAGCGCCTGGCGGACGCGGTGGGCCTGGAGCACATCGTGTGGATGGAGCAGCTGCACACCAACACCGTCACCGTTGTCGATGGCCCATCCGATTCGCCCATCGAAGCGACCGACGCCATCGTCACCACCCAGCCCGGCCTAGGGCTCGCGGTGCTCGTGGCGGATTGCACCCCGGTGCTCATGGCGGACCCCCGGGCCCGCGTGGTGGCCGCCGTGCACGCCGGGCGCATGGGCGCGCGCAACGGCATTGTGCCAAACACGGTCAAGGCCATGGAGGAACTGGGCGCCCGCGCGGACCGGCTCCAGGTGCTCATGGGGCCGGCCGCAAACGGCAAAAACTACGAGGTGCCGCGGGCCATGGCGGATGATTTTGAATCCCGTCTTCCGGGTTCCATTACCCGCACCGCGAAGGGCACGTGGGGAATCGATGTGCGCGCCGGGCTGGTGCGCCAGCTAATGAGTCTGGGCGTAACGGCCATCGAGGCAGATCCGCGGTGCACAATTGAGGATGAGGGCTTTTTCTCTTACCGTCGCGAAGGTACCACCGGCCGGCAGGCCGGCTTGATTTGGTTGAAGGATGAGTGA
- the ftsZ gene encoding cell division protein FtsZ, producing MTTPNNNLAVIKVIGVGGGGVNAVNRMIEEGLKGVEFGAINTDSQALMFSDAEMKLDIGREVTRGLGAGANPEVGRTSAEDHKSDIEEMLKGADMVFVTAGEGGGTGTGAAPVVASIAKKQGSLTVGVVTKPFKFEGARRTRQAMKGIEELREVCDTLIVIPNDRLMQLGDESLSMMEAFRAADEVLFNGVQGISNLILIPGMINVDFADVRSVMADAGSALMGIGSARGDNRVMEAAQQAINSPLLESTMEGAKGVLLSVAGGSDLGLQEVYEASTMVEEKADPDANIIFGTIIDDNLGDEVRVTIIATGFDAEANIAGAEPKAETKQEPERKPGSLFDNRERYEAEQPREEYAPRHSYDDTRAGQYRTSREGGLFTSSERYADREQYREPAPRQDDDELDVPDFLR from the coding sequence ATGACCACTCCTAATAACAACCTGGCCGTGATTAAGGTCATCGGTGTAGGCGGTGGCGGCGTCAACGCTGTCAACCGCATGATCGAAGAAGGCCTCAAGGGCGTCGAGTTTGGCGCAATCAACACTGACTCCCAGGCTTTGATGTTCTCCGATGCAGAGATGAAGCTGGACATCGGCCGCGAGGTTACCCGTGGCCTCGGCGCAGGCGCTAACCCCGAGGTGGGCCGCACCTCTGCTGAAGACCACAAGTCTGACATCGAGGAGATGCTCAAGGGCGCGGACATGGTCTTCGTGACCGCGGGTGAGGGCGGCGGCACCGGTACCGGTGCGGCGCCGGTCGTGGCGTCCATCGCCAAGAAGCAGGGGTCCCTGACCGTGGGCGTAGTTACCAAGCCGTTCAAATTCGAGGGCGCGCGCCGCACCCGCCAGGCGATGAAGGGCATCGAGGAACTACGCGAGGTCTGCGACACCCTCATCGTGATTCCTAACGACCGCCTGATGCAGCTGGGCGATGAGAGCCTGTCCATGATGGAGGCCTTCCGCGCCGCCGACGAAGTCCTGTTCAACGGTGTTCAGGGTATCTCCAACCTGATTCTCATCCCGGGCATGATCAACGTCGACTTTGCGGATGTTCGCTCCGTGATGGCTGACGCCGGCTCCGCGCTGATGGGCATCGGTTCCGCGCGCGGTGATAACCGCGTTATGGAAGCGGCCCAGCAGGCGATTAACTCCCCGCTGCTGGAATCCACCATGGAGGGCGCTAAGGGCGTGCTGCTCTCCGTGGCCGGCGGTTCGGACCTAGGCCTGCAGGAGGTCTACGAGGCTTCCACGATGGTCGAGGAAAAGGCCGATCCGGATGCAAACATCATCTTCGGCACCATTATCGATGACAACCTAGGCGATGAAGTCCGCGTAACCATTATCGCCACCGGCTTCGACGCAGAGGCCAATATCGCCGGCGCCGAGCCTAAGGCTGAAACCAAGCAGGAGCCGGAGCGCAAGCCGGGCTCCCTCTTCGACAACCGCGAGCGTTACGAGGCCGAGCAGCCGCGGGAGGAATACGCCCCTCGCCACAGCTACGATGACACCCGCGCCGGCCAGTATCGCACCTCCCGCGAGGGCGGGCTATTTACCAGCTCAGAGCGCTACGCTGACCGCGAGCAGTACCGCGAGCCGGCACCTCGCCAGGACGACGATGAGCTCGACGTGCCTGACTTCCTGCGCTAA
- a CDS encoding cell division protein FtsQ/DivIB, translating into MTVSKTKKFWALIAAAAAALVVALGAAAWAFPFFKVSTFEINGNVNVDSAQVQEATGIAQGANLLRTDARGAAAGVASLPWVSSATVTRQFPDTIVVEVKERDVVAFVDATDGPHLIDENGQEFFIDTPPESAVEVVGDAEPGTPEMASAVEIIASIPPQQRAPIAALAVEGPNSFIIRMEDGRTVNWGANEDNANKALALETVLKMDGKDWDITNPELVSRR; encoded by the coding sequence GTGACAGTAAGTAAAACTAAGAAGTTCTGGGCGTTGATTGCGGCCGCAGCCGCGGCGCTGGTGGTGGCCCTCGGCGCCGCCGCGTGGGCGTTTCCGTTCTTTAAGGTTTCTACCTTCGAGATCAATGGCAACGTCAACGTTGACTCCGCCCAGGTCCAGGAGGCCACGGGCATAGCCCAGGGCGCTAATCTCCTGCGTACGGACGCGCGCGGTGCGGCCGCCGGCGTGGCATCGCTGCCGTGGGTCAGCTCCGCAACGGTGACCCGCCAGTTCCCAGATACCATCGTGGTTGAGGTCAAAGAACGCGATGTGGTGGCGTTCGTCGACGCCACTGACGGCCCGCACCTCATCGATGAAAACGGACAGGAGTTTTTCATCGACACCCCGCCGGAGTCCGCCGTTGAAGTGGTAGGTGACGCCGAGCCCGGTACGCCGGAGATGGCCTCGGCGGTAGAGATCATCGCCTCTATCCCGCCTCAGCAGCGCGCCCCCATCGCGGCGCTTGCTGTTGAGGGGCCAAACTCCTTCATCATCCGGATGGAAGATGGGCGCACCGTGAATTGGGGCGCCAATGAGGATAATGCCAACAAGGCGCTGGCCCTTGAAACCGTACTCAAGATGGACGGAAAGGATTGGGACATTACCAATCCGGAATTGGTCTCCCGCCGCTAG
- the murC gene encoding UDP-N-acetylmuramate--L-alanine ligase, which yields MIGIGGAGMSGLARILLARGSQVTGSDVKDSTPVEVLRTMGAKVAVGHAEGNLELGGQLPTVVVTSFAAIPQDNPELVRARENNIPLIRRSDLLALLMEGHKQILLAGTHGKTSTTSMTVAALQAAGEDPSFAIGGQLNRAGTNAHSGTGSAFVAEADESDASLLGYRPDVAVITNIEPDHLDFFKSHDAYFKVFDDFADRLTPGGYLVVCLEDEHAAATGERALERGLTVVGYGSEAAVAAHPSIPAAAIVRTETVSENGTKVTATLEVAGQRHELSYELQIPGHHMVMNSLAALIAGVVAGADARKLAAGLSDFNGVRRRFEYRGTAGAGVRVYDDYAHHPTEVEAVLKAAREKVDAEGNGARVVVCFQPHLYSRTMEFDREFADALSLADAAVVLDIFGARERPVEGISSRIITDKMPDDMPVVFEPDFSAAPSTIIELVRPGDLVMTMGAGSVTLLAAEILTELGNAVEAD from the coding sequence ATGATTGGCATCGGTGGCGCCGGCATGTCCGGCCTCGCGCGCATTTTGCTGGCCCGTGGCAGCCAGGTCACTGGTTCCGACGTGAAGGATTCCACTCCGGTCGAGGTGCTGCGCACCATGGGCGCCAAGGTGGCCGTGGGGCATGCGGAAGGCAACCTGGAGCTGGGCGGCCAGTTGCCTACCGTGGTGGTGACCTCATTCGCGGCGATTCCGCAGGACAATCCAGAGCTGGTGCGTGCCAGGGAGAACAATATCCCGTTGATCCGCCGCTCCGATTTGCTGGCTCTGCTGATGGAGGGCCACAAGCAGATCTTGCTGGCGGGCACGCACGGGAAGACCTCCACCACCTCCATGACCGTGGCCGCGCTGCAGGCGGCGGGGGAGGATCCATCCTTTGCGATTGGTGGGCAGCTCAACCGCGCGGGCACCAACGCCCACTCCGGTACGGGTTCGGCCTTCGTCGCCGAGGCCGATGAATCTGATGCCTCCCTGCTTGGCTACCGCCCCGACGTGGCGGTGATCACGAACATCGAGCCCGATCACCTTGACTTTTTCAAGTCCCACGACGCGTACTTCAAGGTCTTCGATGACTTTGCGGACCGGCTTACCCCGGGTGGCTACTTGGTGGTGTGCCTCGAGGATGAACACGCCGCCGCGACCGGTGAGCGCGCGCTTGAGCGTGGGCTGACCGTGGTGGGATACGGTTCTGAGGCCGCCGTCGCCGCGCACCCGTCCATTCCCGCGGCCGCCATTGTGCGCACGGAGACCGTCTCAGAGAACGGCACCAAAGTCACCGCAACCCTCGAGGTTGCTGGCCAGCGCCACGAGCTGAGCTACGAACTTCAGATCCCCGGCCATCACATGGTGATGAACTCCTTGGCGGCGCTGATCGCCGGCGTGGTTGCCGGGGCGGATGCCCGCAAGCTTGCGGCGGGCCTGAGCGATTTCAACGGCGTGCGCCGGCGCTTCGAGTACAGGGGCACCGCCGGGGCGGGCGTGCGTGTCTATGATGACTATGCGCACCATCCCACGGAGGTCGAGGCGGTGCTCAAGGCCGCCCGCGAGAAGGTAGATGCTGAAGGCAATGGGGCGCGCGTAGTGGTCTGCTTCCAGCCGCACCTGTACTCGCGCACCATGGAGTTCGACCGGGAGTTCGCGGACGCGCTGTCACTCGCCGACGCCGCCGTTGTCCTCGACATCTTTGGCGCCCGCGAACGGCCCGTAGAGGGGATTAGCTCCCGCATCATCACGGACAAGATGCCCGATGACATGCCCGTTGTCTTCGAGCCCGATTTCTCCGCCGCGCCCTCCACGATCATCGAGCTGGTGCGCCCGGGAGACCTCGTGATGACCATGGGCGCCGGATCCGTGACGCTGCTGGCGGCGGAGATCCTCACCGAGCTCGGAAACGCCGTAGAGGCTGACTAG
- the murG gene encoding undecaprenyldiphospho-muramoylpentapeptide beta-N-acetylglucosaminyltransferase, translating to MNSTPELSVVIAGGGTAGHIEPALAVGEALAQRHGARITALGTSKGLERDIIPARGVDLKMITPVPIPRKVSAQMLKLPFTIIKSVLETRKVLKEVKADAVFGTGGYVAAPAYLAAKSMGVPFYVLETNALSGMANKLGVKLGGVGFNAQAGSGMPGEIVGIPVRPGIGEDPDGSVAAQAREQWGLRDRPTIVVTGGSQGAVSINEAVSNAVEDLARDFEILHAYGKKNDKPSAREGYVPVPYIDNMAGALAVADLMVCRSGAMTVAEVTAARIPAIYVPLPHGNGEQALNSKPVVDAGAAVQIPDAELSADRLIQEVRSILKHPVRLESMKEAMNSTTAGDVSSVLADRIARDAQARRKESK from the coding sequence ATGAATTCTACCCCTGAACTTTCCGTTGTCATTGCAGGTGGCGGCACCGCTGGCCACATCGAGCCTGCTCTCGCGGTGGGCGAGGCCCTGGCTCAGCGCCACGGGGCCCGGATTACCGCCCTGGGTACCTCCAAGGGCCTGGAGCGGGATATCATTCCCGCCCGCGGTGTGGATTTGAAGATGATTACGCCCGTTCCCATCCCGCGCAAGGTTAGCGCGCAGATGCTGAAGCTTCCGTTTACCATCATCAAGTCCGTCCTGGAGACCCGCAAGGTGCTCAAGGAAGTCAAGGCGGATGCGGTCTTTGGCACCGGCGGATACGTGGCCGCCCCGGCCTACCTGGCGGCTAAGTCCATGGGCGTTCCATTCTATGTGCTGGAAACTAACGCCCTGTCCGGCATGGCCAACAAGCTCGGCGTGAAGCTGGGCGGCGTGGGCTTTAACGCCCAGGCCGGGTCCGGCATGCCGGGAGAAATCGTGGGCATTCCGGTGCGCCCGGGAATCGGCGAGGACCCGGATGGATCCGTCGCCGCCCAGGCCCGTGAGCAGTGGGGGCTTAGAGACCGCCCCACGATCGTGGTGACGGGTGGTTCCCAGGGGGCAGTGTCCATCAACGAAGCGGTGTCCAACGCGGTCGAGGACCTGGCCCGGGACTTCGAGATTCTCCACGCCTATGGCAAGAAGAATGACAAGCCTTCCGCCCGCGAGGGCTACGTGCCCGTCCCATACATTGACAACATGGCGGGCGCCCTGGCCGTGGCCGATCTCATGGTCTGCCGCTCTGGCGCCATGACGGTGGCAGAGGTTACCGCAGCCCGCATCCCGGCCATCTACGTCCCGCTGCCGCACGGCAATGGCGAGCAGGCCCTCAACTCCAAGCCCGTCGTGGACGCCGGTGCCGCGGTGCAAATCCCGGACGCTGAGCTAAGCGCCGACCGGCTCATCCAGGAGGTTCGTTCCATCCTCAAGCATCCGGTCCGCCTGGAATCGATGAAGGAAGCCATGAATTCCACCACCGCAGGGGACGTCTCCAGCGTCCTCGCAGACCGCATCGCGCGTGACGCGCAGGCCCGTAGAAAGGAATCGAAGTGA
- a CDS encoding FtsW/RodA/SpoVE family cell cycle protein, with amino-acid sequence MATTESTGARPTDRAGRWSTRLRADMARMPGLDYLMLRIIIFLLVGIGVLMVFSSSMVDSYASGPGATVWDTGLRQSLMVMAGLVAFWLGLRMPPRVLRMLVPWILIISLLLLVAVLFPQIGTGREEVGSQSWIVLGGMTLQPSEFARIAIGLFGASVLADKNHVSFSLKDPFMVYSGIAALMFLLILGQGDLGMAMSFAGVVIFTLFFAGVDWRFLASVFGLGALGLVAVFLAGGFRSSRFHTYFDALRGDIEDTQDTGFQAYQGFLSLADGGVTGVGIGQSRAKWFYLPEAKNDFVFAIVGEEMGLWGGALVIILFAMLGFFGIRTAMRAQSQFQGLVAATLTAGVVSQAFFNIGYVVGLLPVTGIQLPMISAGGTSAIITIGSMGLLANVARHEPPQISAMQSYGRPLFDRILMLPEPRPAADLPAPRGRARHAIPHKDELEPVETGPSQRSYHRAAKSREARFGQPVTRRGSARGSEHRRAGDRSRDSRW; translated from the coding sequence ATGGCAACGACGGAGAGCACCGGGGCGCGCCCCACGGATAGGGCAGGGCGCTGGTCCACCCGCCTGCGCGCGGACATGGCCCGCATGCCCGGCCTGGATTACCTGATGCTGCGCATCATCATCTTCCTGCTGGTGGGCATCGGCGTGCTCATGGTGTTTTCCTCCTCCATGGTGGACTCCTATGCCTCGGGGCCCGGCGCCACCGTGTGGGATACCGGCCTGCGCCAGTCCCTGATGGTGATGGCGGGGTTGGTGGCGTTTTGGTTAGGTCTGCGCATGCCGCCGCGCGTTTTGCGCATGCTGGTGCCGTGGATTCTCATCATTTCCCTGCTGCTGCTTGTGGCCGTGTTGTTCCCGCAGATCGGAACCGGTCGCGAAGAGGTGGGATCCCAGTCCTGGATCGTGCTGGGCGGCATGACGCTGCAGCCGTCGGAGTTTGCGCGCATTGCCATCGGATTGTTCGGCGCGTCCGTGCTGGCCGATAAAAACCATGTGTCCTTCTCCCTGAAGGATCCGTTCATGGTGTACTCCGGCATCGCCGCCTTAATGTTCCTGCTCATCCTGGGGCAGGGCGATCTTGGCATGGCCATGTCCTTTGCGGGTGTTGTAATCTTCACCCTGTTTTTTGCGGGCGTGGATTGGCGTTTCTTGGCCTCCGTCTTCGGCCTCGGCGCCCTGGGGCTCGTGGCCGTGTTCCTGGCTGGCGGCTTCCGCTCCTCCCGATTCCACACCTACTTCGACGCCCTGCGCGGCGACATTGAGGACACCCAGGACACCGGTTTCCAGGCCTATCAAGGCTTCTTGTCCCTCGCGGACGGCGGCGTGACCGGCGTTGGTATTGGCCAATCCCGTGCCAAGTGGTTCTACCTGCCGGAGGCAAAGAATGACTTTGTCTTTGCCATCGTCGGTGAGGAAATGGGCCTGTGGGGCGGCGCCTTGGTGATCATACTGTTTGCAATGCTGGGCTTTTTTGGCATTCGCACCGCGATGCGTGCGCAAAGCCAATTCCAGGGGCTGGTGGCCGCCACACTGACCGCGGGCGTGGTGAGCCAGGCGTTCTTTAATATCGGTTACGTGGTGGGCCTGTTGCCGGTCACCGGCATTCAGCTTCCGATGATCTCCGCCGGCGGTACCTCCGCCATCATCACCATCGGGTCCATGGGCCTATTGGCTAACGTGGCCCGCCACGAACCGCCGCAGATTTCCGCCATGCAGTCCTACGGCCGCCCGCTCTTTGACCGCATCCTCATGCTGCCGGAGCCGCGGCCGGCCGCGGACCTTCCCGCCCCGCGCGGCCGGGCCCGCCACGCGATCCCGCATAAGGATGAGCTCGAGCCCGTGGAGACCGGTCCATCCCAGCGCTCCTACCACCGCGCGGCTAAATCCCGCGAGGCGCGCTTTGGCCAGCCGGTGACCCGCCGCGGCTCGGCACGAGGTTCCGAACACCGCCGTGCCGGGGACCGTTCGCGGGATTCGCGCTGGTAG